Below is a window of Pseudomonadota bacterium DNA.
CAGCTTTCTGCAAAAGCCGCCGACACCATAGAAAACCGTATTGCAGAAATTGTTTCTATACCATTTCTTCCGACAGAATTATTATCAACTCCAGTAGAGTTATTGCGTGCTGCTGGTCTTTCGTGGCCGAAGGCAAGGTATATCCATGAACTGGCTCAGCGCGTGTCTGATGGCCGGTTATCATTCTCCAATCTTGAATCAGAAAAAGATGATGATGTTATTGCCGCCCTTGTTGATTGTCCAGGTATCGGCCGCTGGACCGCCGAAATGTTCCTTATTTTTG
It encodes the following:
- a CDS encoding DNA-3-methyladenine glycosylase 2 family protein, with the translated sequence MGEYHPFHPLVTSIISQQLSAKAADTIENRIAEIVSIPFLPTELLSTPVELLRAAGLSWPKARYIHELAQRVSDGRLSFSNLESEKDDDVIAALVDCPGIGRWTAEMFLIFGLKRLDVLSLGDAGLQRAARLLYGVDKEKDGLLASVADLWRPYRSVASWYLWQHLG